From Leopardus geoffroyi isolate Oge1 chromosome B4, O.geoffroyi_Oge1_pat1.0, whole genome shotgun sequence, a single genomic window includes:
- the A4GALT gene encoding lactosylceramide 4-alpha-galactosyltransferase isoform X1: protein MPPGHVRDACLLTAWPEERVVEVLDFCQSDRWICGRGELVEGPCSCWQRRPAGSRWRLLGSSGENMSRPPDCLLRLLRGAPRQRVCTLFIISFKFTFFVSVMIYWHIAGEPGGQREFSNLPADVPCPRLVPPTPISGTPPPGNIFFLETSDRTNPSFLFMCSVESAARAHPESRVVVLMKGLPGGNASLPRHLGLSLLGCFPNVHVLPLDLEKLFRDTPLAAWYAARRRRWEPYLLPVLSDASRIALMWKFGGIYLDTDFIVLKSLRNLTNTLGTQSRYVLNGAFLAFERHHEFMALCMRDFVAHYNGWIWGHQGPQLLTRVFKKWCSVRSLGDSHACRGVTALPCEAFYPIPWQNWKKYFEDISPQELRRLLNATYAVHVWNRKSQGTRFKATSRALLAQLHARYCPTTHEAMKMYL from the exons ATGGATTTGTGGACGCGGAGAGCTTGTGGAAGGGCCGTGTTCCTGTTGGCAGAGAAG ACCAGCCGGTTCCCGCTGGAGGCTCCTGGGGTCATCTGGGGAGAACATGTCCAGGCCCCCTGACTGCCTGCTGCGGCTGCTCCGGGGAGCCCCGAGGCAGCGGGTCTGCACCCTGTTTATCATCAGCTTCAAGTTCACGTTTTTCGTCTCCGTCATGATCTACTGGCACATCGCGGGAGAGCCCGGCGGCCAGAGGGAGTTCTCTAACCTGCCTGCCGACGTCCCCTGCCCCCGACTGGTGCCCCCTACGCCGATCTCCGGCACCCCGCCTCCGGGCAACATCTTCTTCCTGGAGACCTCAGACCGGACCAACCCCAGCTTCCTTTTCATGTGCTCCGTGGAGTCGGCGGCCAGGGCTCACCCCGAGTCCCGGGTGGTGGTCCTGATGAAGGGGCTGCCCGGCGGGAACGCCTCCCTGCCCCGGCACCTGGGGCTCTCGCTTCTGGGCTGCTTCCCCAACGTCCACGTGCTCCCGCTGGACCTGGAAAAGCTGTTCCGGGACACGCCGCTGGCAGCCTGGTACGCGGCCAGGCGACGCCGGTGGGAGCCTTACCTGCTGCCCGTGCTCTCCGACGCCTCCAGGATCGCGCTCATGTGGAAGTTCGGGGGCATCTACCTGGACACGGACTTCATCGTCCTCAAGAGCCTGCGGAATCTGACCAACACGCTGGGCACTCAGTCCCGCTACGTCCTCAACGGGGCCTTCCTGGCCTTCGAGCGCCACCACGAGTTCATGGCGCTGTGCATGCGAGACTTCGTGGCCCACTACAACGGCTGGATCTGGGGCCACCAGGGCCCGCAGCTGCTCACGCGGGTCTTCAAGAAGTGGTGCTCCGTCCGCAGCCTGGGTGACAGCCACGCCTGCCGCGGGGTCACCGCCCTGCCCTGTGAGGCCTTCTACCCCATCCCCTGGCAGAACTGGAAGAAGTACTTCGAGGACATCAGCCCCCAGGAGCTGCGCCGGCTGCTGAACGCCACCTACGCCGTCCACGTGTGGAACAGGAAGAGCCAGGGCACCCGCTTCAAGGCCACGTCCAGGGCGCTGCTGGCCCAGCTCCATGCCCGCTACTGCCCCACGACACACGAGGCCATGAAGATGTACTTGTGA
- the A4GALT gene encoding lactosylceramide 4-alpha-galactosyltransferase isoform X2, which yields MSRPPDCLLRLLRGAPRQRVCTLFIISFKFTFFVSVMIYWHIAGEPGGQREFSNLPADVPCPRLVPPTPISGTPPPGNIFFLETSDRTNPSFLFMCSVESAARAHPESRVVVLMKGLPGGNASLPRHLGLSLLGCFPNVHVLPLDLEKLFRDTPLAAWYAARRRRWEPYLLPVLSDASRIALMWKFGGIYLDTDFIVLKSLRNLTNTLGTQSRYVLNGAFLAFERHHEFMALCMRDFVAHYNGWIWGHQGPQLLTRVFKKWCSVRSLGDSHACRGVTALPCEAFYPIPWQNWKKYFEDISPQELRRLLNATYAVHVWNRKSQGTRFKATSRALLAQLHARYCPTTHEAMKMYL from the coding sequence ATGTCCAGGCCCCCTGACTGCCTGCTGCGGCTGCTCCGGGGAGCCCCGAGGCAGCGGGTCTGCACCCTGTTTATCATCAGCTTCAAGTTCACGTTTTTCGTCTCCGTCATGATCTACTGGCACATCGCGGGAGAGCCCGGCGGCCAGAGGGAGTTCTCTAACCTGCCTGCCGACGTCCCCTGCCCCCGACTGGTGCCCCCTACGCCGATCTCCGGCACCCCGCCTCCGGGCAACATCTTCTTCCTGGAGACCTCAGACCGGACCAACCCCAGCTTCCTTTTCATGTGCTCCGTGGAGTCGGCGGCCAGGGCTCACCCCGAGTCCCGGGTGGTGGTCCTGATGAAGGGGCTGCCCGGCGGGAACGCCTCCCTGCCCCGGCACCTGGGGCTCTCGCTTCTGGGCTGCTTCCCCAACGTCCACGTGCTCCCGCTGGACCTGGAAAAGCTGTTCCGGGACACGCCGCTGGCAGCCTGGTACGCGGCCAGGCGACGCCGGTGGGAGCCTTACCTGCTGCCCGTGCTCTCCGACGCCTCCAGGATCGCGCTCATGTGGAAGTTCGGGGGCATCTACCTGGACACGGACTTCATCGTCCTCAAGAGCCTGCGGAATCTGACCAACACGCTGGGCACTCAGTCCCGCTACGTCCTCAACGGGGCCTTCCTGGCCTTCGAGCGCCACCACGAGTTCATGGCGCTGTGCATGCGAGACTTCGTGGCCCACTACAACGGCTGGATCTGGGGCCACCAGGGCCCGCAGCTGCTCACGCGGGTCTTCAAGAAGTGGTGCTCCGTCCGCAGCCTGGGTGACAGCCACGCCTGCCGCGGGGTCACCGCCCTGCCCTGTGAGGCCTTCTACCCCATCCCCTGGCAGAACTGGAAGAAGTACTTCGAGGACATCAGCCCCCAGGAGCTGCGCCGGCTGCTGAACGCCACCTACGCCGTCCACGTGTGGAACAGGAAGAGCCAGGGCACCCGCTTCAAGGCCACGTCCAGGGCGCTGCTGGCCCAGCTCCATGCCCGCTACTGCCCCACGACACACGAGGCCATGAAGATGTACTTGTGA